One genomic segment of Fervidobacterium pennivorans includes these proteins:
- a CDS encoding metallophosphoesterase: MKNNNKSKRIIIITILILLAVFGGITVWGNLTVGTTRYKITLERLPVAFEGYKIAQIADLHNSEFGEDNSKTIKILKEENPDIIVITGDLVDSNHMDIDIAIKFIQQAVKISPCYYVTGNHEAWIGDIYYELEEQLLDAGVTVLRDEVITISNDKDSIQLIGLDDPDFSDQAPYLQESMLEAKLYNMNLKDGFKILLSHRPEFFGVYVKNDIDLVLSGHAHGGQFRIPFIGGVIAPNQGFFPKYDAGEYHEANTTMIVSRGIGNSIIPVRINNRPEVVIVQLYSQ; this comes from the coding sequence ATGAAAAATAATAATAAATCAAAAAGAATCATCATAATTACAATTCTAATCTTATTGGCTGTTTTTGGAGGTATAACCGTCTGGGGTAATCTTACAGTAGGCACCACTCGTTATAAGATAACTTTGGAGCGTTTGCCAGTTGCATTTGAAGGATATAAGATTGCACAGATTGCAGATTTGCATAATTCAGAATTTGGAGAGGATAATTCGAAAACAATTAAAATCTTGAAAGAGGAGAATCCTGATATCATTGTTATTACTGGTGATCTGGTAGATTCAAATCACATGGACATAGACATTGCAATAAAGTTTATTCAACAGGCGGTAAAAATTTCTCCGTGCTATTATGTGACAGGCAACCATGAGGCATGGATTGGAGATATCTACTATGAACTGGAAGAACAATTGCTCGACGCAGGTGTCACTGTATTACGTGATGAGGTGATTACAATATCGAATGATAAAGACAGCATTCAACTGATTGGTTTGGACGATCCTGATTTTTCAGATCAGGCTCCTTACCTTCAAGAGAGCATGCTAGAGGCTAAACTTTACAATATGAATTTAAAAGATGGGTTCAAGATTTTATTGTCGCACAGACCAGAATTCTTTGGAGTATATGTAAAAAATGACATTGATTTAGTTCTCAGTGGTCATGCACATGGCGGGCAGTTCAGAATTCCTTTTATAGGGGGCGTTATTGCTCCAAATCAGGGGTTTTTCCCAAAATATGATGCAGGAGAATATCATGAAGCCAATACTACGATGATTGTCAGTCGTGGTATTGGAAACAGCATAATTCCTGTAAGAATTAATAACAGGCCAGAAGTGGTTATTGTCCAATTATATTCTCAATGA
- the rlmD gene encoding 23S rRNA (uracil(1939)-C(5))-methyltransferase RlmD gives MTDKDFYKKSEKVEQLYTVYIERYAYGGYGIGKLPGGKLVFVEGTYPGDLAEIEVVQEKSDVAFGRLKTLLEKSEFRRTPRCKYYGICGGCQMMDVKYEKQLELKTLVVKEQLKRIGKIDVDVNPTIPSDLEFGYRNKMEFAFFYSNTEGVILGLKMRNSNKVINIKECPISPSSFNKVLEVAPEIVELSKAKIYNPRTGSGMLKHLVMRYSHSNNQTMAIFVTKTERFDEAKFIRAELLRRVPQVNSIIHVMNSSDSVVLRGPYKTLYGSGVLEVEMDYEKFQIPPTAFFQNNYHIAAKMIEYVTKQLDLKGNEKVLDLYAGVGTFTMRLAMLSKYVVAVESSHIAVKAGRANANINNLRNVKYEETDVEEFIRSYDDKANVIVLDPPRGGAGKSVCEHIIRVKPEKIAYISCDPSTLARDLAVLKEHYNILAVQPFDMFPQTYHVETVVLMSRV, from the coding sequence ATGACTGATAAAGACTTTTACAAAAAAAGTGAAAAAGTTGAGCAACTTTACACAGTTTACATAGAAAGGTACGCTTACGGAGGGTACGGTATTGGAAAACTGCCCGGTGGTAAATTGGTTTTTGTTGAGGGGACATATCCGGGTGATTTGGCTGAAATAGAAGTCGTGCAAGAAAAATCTGATGTGGCTTTTGGAAGGTTGAAAACTTTACTTGAAAAGTCAGAGTTTCGAAGAACACCTAGGTGTAAATATTACGGTATTTGTGGCGGATGTCAGATGATGGACGTCAAGTACGAAAAGCAACTTGAATTAAAGACCCTGGTTGTAAAGGAACAGTTGAAACGGATAGGAAAGATTGATGTCGATGTAAATCCAACTATTCCAAGTGATTTAGAATTCGGATACAGGAATAAAATGGAATTTGCGTTTTTTTACAGCAATACTGAAGGAGTTATACTGGGATTGAAAATGAGAAATAGCAACAAGGTAATAAATATAAAGGAATGTCCTATTTCGCCTTCTTCATTTAACAAGGTGCTCGAAGTCGCGCCTGAAATTGTTGAATTGAGCAAAGCTAAGATTTACAATCCGAGAACGGGTTCTGGTATGCTTAAGCATTTGGTTATGAGGTATTCCCATTCAAATAATCAAACTATGGCAATATTCGTAACAAAAACCGAAAGGTTTGATGAGGCAAAATTTATACGTGCTGAACTACTTAGAAGAGTTCCACAAGTAAACTCTATTATCCATGTTATGAACTCTTCCGACAGCGTAGTTTTAAGAGGACCGTATAAAACACTTTATGGTTCAGGCGTTTTGGAAGTGGAGATGGATTATGAAAAATTCCAAATTCCACCAACCGCTTTCTTCCAAAATAATTACCATATAGCAGCTAAGATGATAGAATACGTTACTAAGCAACTTGACCTAAAAGGAAACGAAAAGGTCTTAGATTTATACGCAGGCGTAGGAACGTTTACAATGAGGTTGGCGATGCTTTCGAAATATGTTGTCGCTGTTGAAAGTTCGCATATAGCGGTCAAAGCAGGGAGAGCAAACGCCAATATAAACAACTTGAGAAATGTAAAATATGAAGAAACAGATGTTGAGGAATTCATTCGTTCTTACGATGATAAAGCAAATGTAATCGTGCTCGACCCTCCAAGAGGAGGCGCAGGAAAGTCCGTATGTGAACATATAATAAGAGTTAAACCCGAGAAAATCGCATATATTTCTTGCGATCCATCAACACTTGCAAGGGACTTGGCCGTTTTGAAAGAACACTACAACATACTAGCCGTTCAACCATTTGACATGTTTCCTCAAACGTATCATGTTGAGACGGTGGTATTGATGTCAAGGGTATAA
- a CDS encoding recombinase family protein yields MSKNPKVHFIPPKPPKREKRVGIYCRVSSNSFEQLKSLTAQVSALTRVTAATPQWLLVDVYMDIASGKTGSSRKEFSRMLEDCNSHNLDIILTKSISRFGRDTVDTLEALNQLKTLGVRVIFEQEDLDTANTDSDLMISIIEAIAQAENESRSDNIKWGIKQRAAQGTSKLYNRKCYGYKNDVDGSLIIDDEEAKNVQLIFDFYLQGKSIIGIIEELEKLGIKSPTGKDKWSKRTIDVMLSNEKYIGIVRLLNSGKYEAHYISEDNNPSIISDEQFKAVQIEKANRSNVIKGEDGNQRKNKKYSSKRK; encoded by the coding sequence ATGTCTAAAAACCCAAAAGTTCATTTTATACCACCTAAACCTCCAAAACGAGAGAAAAGAGTAGGTATTTACTGCCGGGTCAGTAGTAATAGTTTTGAACAATTGAAAAGCCTTACTGCTCAAGTATCTGCCCTTACAAGGGTAACTGCGGCCACGCCTCAATGGTTACTTGTTGATGTTTATATGGATATTGCCTCTGGGAAAACCGGTTCTTCTCGCAAAGAGTTCTCTCGTATGCTTGAAGATTGCAACTCCCATAATCTAGATATAATACTCACTAAGAGTATTAGCCGATTTGGTAGAGATACAGTGGATACACTTGAAGCATTAAATCAACTAAAAACGTTAGGAGTTCGTGTAATATTTGAGCAAGAAGATCTAGATACTGCAAATACAGATAGTGACCTTATGATATCTATCATCGAAGCTATTGCACAGGCGGAAAATGAATCTAGAAGTGATAATATAAAATGGGGTATTAAACAAAGAGCGGCACAAGGCACTTCAAAGCTGTATAACCGTAAATGTTATGGCTATAAAAATGATGTTGATGGCAGTCTTATTATAGATGATGAAGAGGCTAAAAATGTACAGCTAATATTTGATTTTTACCTTCAAGGCAAAAGTATTATAGGAATAATTGAAGAGTTAGAAAAGCTTGGTATTAAATCCCCAACTGGAAAAGATAAGTGGAGTAAAAGGACAATTGATGTAATGTTAAGTAATGAAAAATATATAGGAATAGTTCGACTATTAAATTCAGGGAAGTACGAAGCTCATTATATTTCTGAAGATAATAATCCTTCTATTATAAGTGATGAACAGTTTAAGGCAGTACAGATTGAGAAGGCAAATAGAAGTAATGTTATAAAGGGTGAAGATGGCAACCAGAGAAAAAATAAAAAGTACAGTTCTAAGAGAAAATAG
- a CDS encoding MFS transporter has product MSLLSIFSHFFLDFYVSFFNPLGPFIIQKFPIEIRILTSFLALSSAIASLLQIFFGFFFDRVKYTKSLLFTMYVLEAIGVSLIGISTNFWMFISAVFVVRIANSAFHPLGASMAGEVGGRSVAFFSIAGTIGAALGPVFISIYVSHFPIESLWVVSLPAFILASFLLRLNIPNRTVHNSKFDLREVAKLLPILLVVTVRSFLMSVVHAYTPIYVTKIRSYSISLSGLLITSGMIAGVFANYLGVILMEKIGAKKQDLAAFIGMGLAICWLISSKSVLPIFISFVLFDFFGFLLMSANVVQAQKILPNRKALASSVAMGFAWSLGDFIATGYNSVFGNDVVLSLGLAIPVAFVASIYFGIVQKFDTK; this is encoded by the coding sequence ATGTCGCTACTTTCAATATTTTCACACTTCTTTTTAGACTTTTACGTTTCTTTCTTCAATCCCTTGGGACCGTTCATTATTCAGAAATTTCCAATAGAAATTCGCATACTCACCTCTTTTTTGGCATTATCATCAGCGATAGCTAGCCTTTTGCAGATATTCTTTGGATTCTTTTTTGACAGAGTCAAATACACCAAGAGTTTGCTCTTTACAATGTATGTTTTGGAAGCGATAGGTGTATCACTGATAGGTATTTCCACAAACTTTTGGATGTTCATATCCGCGGTTTTTGTTGTTAGAATTGCAAACTCTGCCTTTCATCCTTTAGGTGCTTCTATGGCTGGCGAGGTTGGTGGTCGGAGTGTTGCATTCTTCTCTATTGCAGGAACAATTGGTGCTGCACTCGGACCTGTTTTTATATCCATTTATGTATCACATTTTCCGATAGAATCACTTTGGGTTGTATCACTACCGGCATTTATTTTAGCTAGTTTCTTACTCAGACTTAATATTCCAAACAGGACTGTGCACAACTCAAAATTCGACTTAAGAGAGGTTGCAAAACTATTGCCCATACTATTAGTTGTCACGGTTCGAAGTTTTCTCATGTCTGTTGTCCACGCTTATACACCTATATACGTCACAAAAATACGCTCTTATTCGATTTCTCTCTCAGGTTTGTTAATAACAAGTGGAATGATTGCAGGCGTCTTTGCAAACTACCTCGGAGTTATTTTAATGGAGAAAATAGGTGCGAAGAAACAAGATTTAGCAGCATTTATAGGTATGGGGTTAGCGATATGCTGGTTAATATCCAGTAAAAGTGTTTTACCAATTTTCATTTCCTTTGTCCTTTTTGACTTTTTTGGATTTTTGCTCATGTCAGCAAATGTTGTTCAAGCACAGAAAATATTACCGAATAGGAAAGCCTTAGCATCATCTGTTGCTATGGGGTTTGCATGGTCATTGGGGGATTTCATAGCAACTGGTTATAATTCTGTATTCGGCAACGATGTGGTTTTATCATTAGGGCTTGCTATACCCGTAGCTTTTGTAGCGTCGATATATTTCGGGATCGTCCAAAAATTTGATACAAAATAA
- a CDS encoding diguanylate cyclase domain-containing protein, giving the protein MKGIHKLLTGEWVDPITRLPNQEFVKNVFEELRQSNEKFYVLHITLKFQASTEDLRNFVLSRVSSVIKHSVRIPKDFVCKLEGNDFCIVLHGVGENEVMKISNRIKDSLHYLLLTYGSERIQIDCDIEISATGGVKDGDRNAI; this is encoded by the coding sequence ATGAAGGGTATTCACAAGTTATTAACAGGCGAATGGGTTGATCCAATTACGAGACTTCCAAATCAGGAGTTCGTAAAAAACGTATTTGAAGAACTTAGGCAAAGCAATGAAAAATTTTATGTTTTGCACATCACACTGAAATTTCAAGCTAGCACCGAAGATTTAAGAAATTTTGTGCTCTCTAGAGTTTCTTCTGTTATAAAACACAGTGTGAGGATACCCAAGGATTTTGTTTGCAAACTTGAAGGGAACGATTTTTGTATAGTTCTCCACGGGGTAGGAGAAAATGAGGTCATGAAGATTTCTAATAGAATAAAGGATTCTTTGCACTACCTTCTGTTAACCTACGGTTCAGAGAGAATACAGATAGATTGTGACATAGAAATAAGTGCTACCGGAGGTGTCAAGGATGGAGATAGGAACGCGATATGA